The following coding sequences are from one Microbulbifer sp. TB1203 window:
- the infB gene encoding translation initiation factor IF-2, which produces MAEVTVSELAKSVGATEERLLKQMQEAGLPHTSADAVVSDEEKQVLLNSLKSSHGEQGAAPRKITLKRKTTTTLKTGSGTGRKTVNVEVRKKRTYVKRPSESAEAEAPAEPPQAELDKALAEQAALEKARAEQAEAERARAEAEAKAAREAAEAEATEVAVEAPAEEKAEEPEVAEEKIEKPEPRPVRSTYVDDIEAMRIAAMERRKQQAVQEEQELEEKKARLEAERQRVELEKKEKEKTEAVKPSLRRKLESTPAVAEKDEEEPRKRRGRRGAKAGPKKSSKTALYEQALEAFESDEAEKRSTRSLSRPTLKIKPTHGFKRPTAKQVYEVQLGETITVGELAKRMNIKAGDLIKRLMKMGEMVTINQSLDRETAQLIAEEMGHKVVFRSESELEESLVAEVQQVEGEEVPRAPVVTVMGHVDHGKTSLLDYIRETKVASGEAGGITQHIGAYRVKTSQGEVAFLDTPGHAAFTAMRARGAQATDVVILVVAADDGVMPQTEEAVNHARAAGVPLVVAINKCDKEAADPDRVKNELAAKDVIPEDWGGDTQFINVSAHTGQGIDELLEAVSLQAEMLELKAKTGVPATGVVIESRLEKGRGVVATLLVQNGELKRGDIVLAGQSYGRVRAMTNELGKQVKEAGPSTPVELLGLDTTPNAGDEFLVVADERKAREVAEQRAEKERRERMQRQQAAKLENMFADMEAGERKVLPVVIKADVRGSLEAILSALADIGNEEVSVNVVSSGVGGIAENDINLALTSGAIVIGFNTRADVAARKLAETESVEIRYYSVIYNLLDEVKQALSGMLEPEVREDIVGIAEVRDVFRSPKFGAIAGCMVTEGTVYRNKPIRVLRDNVVIYQGELESLRRFKDDVQEVRNGMECGIGVKDYNDVKPGDQIEVYDIVKVAREL; this is translated from the coding sequence ATGGCCGAAGTAACAGTTAGTGAACTCGCGAAATCGGTAGGTGCCACCGAGGAGCGTCTGCTCAAGCAGATGCAGGAAGCGGGTTTGCCCCACACTTCTGCAGATGCGGTGGTGTCGGACGAGGAAAAACAGGTCCTGCTCAACTCCCTGAAAAGCAGCCACGGGGAGCAGGGTGCTGCGCCGCGCAAAATTACCCTCAAGCGCAAAACCACCACCACGTTGAAAACCGGCTCCGGCACAGGCCGCAAAACCGTGAATGTGGAAGTGCGCAAAAAACGCACCTACGTAAAACGCCCTTCGGAGTCGGCGGAAGCGGAGGCTCCCGCGGAGCCGCCGCAGGCTGAACTGGACAAGGCGCTCGCCGAACAGGCTGCGTTGGAAAAGGCCCGCGCCGAGCAGGCGGAGGCCGAGCGCGCCCGCGCCGAAGCGGAAGCCAAAGCTGCCCGCGAAGCGGCCGAAGCCGAGGCCACCGAGGTGGCGGTGGAGGCCCCGGCCGAAGAGAAGGCGGAAGAGCCGGAGGTCGCCGAGGAAAAGATCGAGAAGCCAGAACCCCGGCCGGTGCGCTCTACTTACGTGGACGACATCGAAGCGATGCGTATCGCCGCCATGGAACGCCGCAAGCAGCAGGCCGTCCAGGAAGAGCAGGAGCTGGAAGAGAAAAAGGCTCGGCTCGAGGCGGAGCGACAGCGCGTAGAGCTGGAAAAGAAAGAGAAGGAAAAGACCGAAGCGGTCAAGCCCTCCCTGCGCCGCAAGCTGGAGTCGACTCCCGCTGTTGCGGAAAAAGACGAGGAAGAGCCGCGCAAGCGCCGTGGCCGCCGCGGCGCCAAGGCCGGCCCGAAAAAATCCAGCAAGACCGCTCTCTACGAGCAGGCGCTGGAAGCTTTTGAGAGCGACGAGGCGGAAAAGCGCAGTACCCGCTCATTGTCCCGCCCGACCCTGAAAATCAAACCTACCCACGGCTTCAAGAGGCCCACGGCAAAACAGGTATACGAAGTGCAGTTGGGCGAAACCATCACCGTCGGCGAGCTGGCCAAACGGATGAACATCAAGGCCGGCGATCTGATCAAGCGCCTGATGAAAATGGGCGAGATGGTTACCATAAACCAGAGCCTGGACCGCGAAACGGCGCAACTGATCGCCGAGGAAATGGGCCACAAGGTGGTATTCCGTTCCGAGAGCGAGCTGGAGGAGAGCCTGGTGGCCGAGGTCCAGCAGGTTGAGGGAGAAGAGGTTCCCCGCGCCCCTGTGGTCACCGTGATGGGCCACGTAGACCACGGCAAGACCTCGCTGCTCGACTATATCCGTGAGACCAAGGTGGCCTCCGGGGAAGCCGGCGGCATCACCCAGCATATCGGCGCCTACCGGGTGAAGACCAGCCAGGGCGAAGTCGCCTTCCTGGATACCCCCGGCCATGCCGCCTTTACCGCCATGCGCGCCCGCGGCGCCCAGGCCACCGATGTGGTGATTCTTGTTGTCGCCGCGGACGACGGTGTGATGCCGCAGACCGAAGAGGCCGTCAACCACGCCCGCGCTGCCGGCGTACCGCTGGTTGTCGCCATCAACAAGTGCGACAAAGAAGCGGCAGATCCGGACCGGGTCAAGAATGAGCTGGCGGCAAAAGACGTGATCCCGGAGGACTGGGGTGGCGACACACAGTTTATCAATGTGTCCGCACACACCGGCCAGGGCATCGACGAGCTGCTGGAAGCGGTTTCCCTGCAGGCGGAAATGCTCGAACTCAAAGCCAAGACCGGCGTCCCGGCCACCGGCGTGGTGATCGAATCCCGCCTGGAGAAGGGTCGCGGTGTGGTCGCCACCCTGCTGGTGCAGAACGGCGAGCTGAAGCGTGGCGATATCGTGCTCGCCGGCCAGAGCTACGGCCGCGTGCGCGCCATGACCAACGAACTGGGCAAACAGGTGAAAGAAGCCGGCCCGTCTACCCCGGTGGAACTGCTGGGCCTGGATACCACGCCCAATGCCGGCGACGAGTTCCTGGTGGTGGCAGACGAGCGCAAGGCACGCGAAGTGGCCGAGCAGCGCGCCGAGAAGGAGCGCCGCGAGCGCATGCAGCGTCAGCAGGCCGCCAAGCTGGAAAACATGTTTGCGGACATGGAAGCCGGCGAGAGGAAAGTACTGCCGGTGGTGATCAAGGCGGATGTGCGCGGTTCCCTCGAAGCTATCCTGTCCGCACTGGCGGACATCGGCAACGAGGAAGTGTCCGTCAACGTGGTCTCCAGTGGTGTGGGCGGTATCGCGGAAAACGATATCAACCTGGCGCTGACTTCCGGTGCCATCGTGATCGGTTTCAACACTCGCGCCGATGTCGCTGCGCGTAAGCTGGCGGAGACTGAGAGCGTGGAGATCCGCTACTACAGCGTGATCTACAATCTGCTGGACGAAGTGAAGCAGGCCCTGTCGGGCATGCTGGAGCCGGAAGTGCGCGAGGACATTGTCGGTATCGCCGAAGTGCGCGACGTCTTCCGCTCACCCAAGTTCGGCGCCATCGCCGGCTGTATGGTCACCGAGGGCACTGTGTACCGCAACAAGCCGATCCGCGTACTGCGCGACAACGTGGTGATCTATCAGGGCGAACTGGAATCCCTGCGCCGCTTCAAAGACGATGTGCAGGAAGTGCGCAACGGTATGGAGTGCGGTATCGGCGTCAAGGACTACAACGACGTCAAGCCCGGCGACCAGATCGAGGTCTACGATATCGTCAAGGTTGCCCGCGAGCTGTAG
- the rbfA gene encoding 30S ribosome-binding factor RbfA, which yields MAREFHRADRVADAMRRELAQLIQREVRDPRLGMINVNDVEVSRDLATAKVFVTLVGEDDPARINTSMEVLNKAAGFLRSQLARSIQMRTIPRLQFRYDETSVRGQQLSALIDKAVKSDKDHHRDDDEDKSAGADLDAEGARKSSTKDGGSQ from the coding sequence ATGGCAAGAGAATTCCACCGCGCCGATCGTGTCGCCGACGCTATGCGCCGCGAACTGGCGCAGCTGATTCAGCGGGAAGTGCGCGACCCGCGTCTGGGTATGATCAATGTCAACGACGTGGAGGTTAGTCGCGACCTCGCCACCGCCAAGGTGTTCGTGACCCTGGTGGGTGAGGACGACCCGGCCAGGATCAACACCTCCATGGAAGTGTTGAACAAAGCCGCCGGGTTCCTGCGCAGCCAACTGGCGCGCTCCATCCAGATGCGCACCATTCCGCGCCTGCAATTCCGCTACGACGAGACTTCCGTGCGCGGGCAGCAGTTGTCCGCGCTGATCGACAAGGCCGTAAAGTCTGATAAAGACCACCACCGGGACGACGATGAAGACAAATCCGCAGGAGCGGATTTGGACGCCGAAGGCGCCCGGAAGTCGTCCACCAAGGACGGTGGGAGTCAGTAA
- the truB gene encoding tRNA pseudouridine(55) synthase TruB → MGRRPKWGRAVHGVLLLNKPAGITANDALQKAKRLFFANRAGHTGALDPLATGVLPICFGEATKFSQYLLDADKRYRSTFCFGMATDTGDADGQVLASADASGLTEEKLRDAMGVFRGRIQQVPSMYSALKHKGQPLYKLARQGLEVEREARTVDIFSFELLGFTPGPQPRAEVEVHCSKGTYVRSLAEDLGRNLGVGAYVDQLHRSACGPFDEADAVTLDELTEERGEGRAESLDHHLLPVDSPASGLPRLTLPDDSGYYLRQGQPVMDLQVYRIGAEGDMVRLFLESGDFLGVGEITDDGRVAPRRLVSTL, encoded by the coding sequence ATGGGCCGCAGACCTAAATGGGGCCGCGCGGTTCACGGCGTGCTGTTGTTGAACAAGCCCGCCGGCATCACCGCCAACGACGCCCTGCAGAAAGCCAAGCGACTGTTCTTCGCCAACCGCGCCGGCCACACCGGCGCGCTGGATCCGCTCGCCACCGGGGTGCTGCCGATCTGCTTTGGCGAAGCCACCAAGTTCTCCCAGTACCTGCTGGACGCGGATAAGCGCTACCGCAGCACCTTCTGTTTCGGCATGGCCACCGATACGGGCGATGCCGATGGGCAGGTGTTGGCGAGCGCCGATGCCTCGGGCCTGACGGAAGAGAAGTTGCGCGATGCAATGGGCGTTTTCCGCGGCCGTATCCAGCAGGTACCGTCCATGTACTCGGCGCTCAAGCACAAGGGTCAGCCGCTGTACAAGCTGGCGCGCCAGGGACTGGAAGTGGAGCGCGAGGCGCGCACTGTGGACATCTTTTCGTTTGAATTGCTGGGTTTCACCCCCGGCCCCCAACCCCGCGCCGAAGTGGAGGTGCACTGTTCCAAAGGCACCTATGTGCGCAGCCTGGCGGAAGACCTGGGCCGCAACCTGGGAGTGGGTGCCTATGTGGATCAACTACACCGCTCCGCCTGCGGCCCCTTCGACGAAGCGGATGCCGTTACCCTGGATGAGCTGACGGAAGAGCGTGGCGAGGGCAGGGCGGAAAGCCTGGATCATCACCTGTTGCCAGTGGACTCACCCGCCTCGGGGCTGCCCAGACTGACCCTGCCGGACGACTCCGGTTATTATCTGCGTCAGGGCCAGCCGGTAATGGACTTGCAGGTCTACCGTATTGGCGCGGAAGGTGATATGGTGCGCCTCTTCCTGGAAAGTGGTGATTTTCTGGGCGTTGGAGAAATTACCGACGACGGGCGGGTCGCCCCGCGCCGCCTGGTAAGCACCCTGTAG
- the rpsO gene encoding 30S ribosomal protein S15 has translation MALTASEKAAILKEHGQSEGDTGSPEVQVALLTANINKLQGHFSAHKQDHHSRRGLIRMVNQRRKLLDYLKRKDLNRYAQLIAKLGLRR, from the coding sequence ATGGCACTGACTGCATCTGAAAAAGCAGCCATCCTCAAAGAGCACGGCCAATCCGAAGGCGACACCGGTTCCCCGGAAGTCCAGGTAGCCCTGCTGACCGCCAACATCAACAAGCTGCAGGGCCACTTCTCTGCACACAAGCAGGACCACCACTCCCGCCGTGGCCTGATTCGCATGGTAAACCAGCGTCGCAAGCTGCTGGACTACCTGAAGCGCAAGGACCTGAACCGTTACGCACAGCTGATTGCCAAACTCGGCTTGCGTCGATAA
- the pnp gene encoding polyribonucleotide nucleotidyltransferase, whose translation MNPVSKTFQYGNQQVTIETGRIARQATGAALVTMGETVVLCTVVGAKEAKPDQGFFPLSVHYQEKAYAAGKIPGGFFKREGRPSEKETLTSRLIDRPIRPLFPNGFMNEVQVMITVLSAEKDVDPDIAGMIGTSAALSVSGIPFGGPIGAARVGYTQQDGYLLNPSYSALKTSELDMVVAGTEDAVLMVESEAKELPEDIMLGAVLFAHQEMQAVVKVCEELKAEAGKPIWDWQPEAVNEELKAALENQFGEQVAEAYRITDKQQRTTRLGELRNAAAEALATEEVDEGTVKSYFGKLEKKIVRGAVVRGEPRIDGRDTKTVRPINVEVGVLPKGHGSALFTRGETQALVVATLGATRDAQIIDALEGERKDYFMLHYNFPPYSVGEAGRVGATGRREIGHGRLARRGIAAVLPNPESFPYTLRVVSEITESNGSSSMASVCGSSLALMDAGVPLKAPVAGIAMGLVKENEGYAVLTDILGDEDHLGDMDFKVAGTASGVTALQMDIKIEGITEEIMETALEQALHARLHILAEMNKVIGASREVVNENAPRYATLKIHPDKIRDVIGKGGATIRSITEETGASIDIEDDGTIKVFGEDGESLEAAVTRIEEITAEAEIGAIYEGTVVRIVDFGAFVNFLPGKDGLVHISQIAEERVNAVTDYLSEGQKVFVKVLDVDQRGRIKLSIKEAKADQAEEPTQAQASDET comes from the coding sequence GTGAATCCAGTAAGCAAAACATTCCAGTACGGCAATCAGCAAGTCACCATCGAGACCGGCCGCATTGCGCGCCAGGCCACCGGTGCGGCGCTGGTAACCATGGGCGAAACCGTGGTTCTGTGTACCGTTGTCGGTGCCAAGGAAGCCAAGCCCGATCAAGGCTTCTTCCCGCTGTCCGTACACTATCAGGAAAAGGCCTATGCGGCCGGCAAAATTCCCGGTGGCTTTTTCAAGCGTGAAGGCCGCCCGTCCGAAAAAGAGACTCTGACTTCCCGCCTGATCGACCGCCCGATCCGCCCGCTGTTCCCCAACGGCTTTATGAACGAAGTGCAGGTGATGATCACTGTGCTGTCCGCGGAGAAAGACGTAGATCCGGATATTGCCGGCATGATCGGCACCTCGGCGGCGCTGTCCGTTTCCGGTATCCCCTTCGGCGGCCCTATCGGCGCCGCGCGTGTGGGCTATACCCAACAGGACGGTTACCTGCTCAACCCGAGCTACAGCGCGCTGAAAACCAGCGAGCTGGATATGGTGGTGGCGGGCACCGAAGACGCAGTGCTGATGGTGGAGTCCGAAGCCAAGGAGCTGCCGGAAGACATCATGCTGGGCGCGGTGCTGTTCGCGCACCAGGAAATGCAGGCGGTGGTGAAAGTCTGCGAAGAGCTGAAAGCCGAAGCCGGCAAGCCCATCTGGGACTGGCAGCCTGAAGCCGTCAACGAAGAGCTGAAAGCCGCCCTGGAAAACCAGTTCGGCGAGCAGGTGGCAGAAGCCTACCGCATCACCGACAAGCAGCAGCGCACCACCCGCCTGGGCGAGCTGCGCAATGCCGCCGCGGAAGCGTTGGCAACCGAGGAAGTGGACGAAGGAACAGTCAAGAGCTACTTCGGCAAGCTGGAGAAGAAAATCGTGCGCGGCGCAGTGGTGCGCGGTGAGCCCCGCATCGACGGCCGTGATACCAAGACCGTGCGCCCGATCAACGTCGAAGTCGGTGTACTGCCGAAAGGCCACGGTTCCGCGCTGTTTACCCGCGGCGAGACCCAGGCCCTGGTTGTTGCCACACTGGGTGCGACCCGCGATGCGCAGATCATCGATGCCCTGGAAGGCGAGCGCAAAGACTACTTTATGCTGCACTACAACTTCCCGCCCTACTCTGTAGGTGAAGCGGGTCGTGTGGGTGCTACCGGTCGCCGCGAAATCGGCCACGGCCGCCTGGCGCGCCGCGGTATCGCCGCCGTGCTGCCGAACCCGGAGAGCTTTCCCTACACCCTGCGTGTGGTATCTGAAATCACCGAATCCAACGGTTCCAGCTCTATGGCCTCCGTGTGTGGTTCCAGCCTGGCGCTGATGGATGCCGGTGTGCCGCTGAAGGCGCCGGTAGCCGGTATCGCCATGGGCCTGGTGAAAGAGAACGAAGGCTACGCGGTACTCACCGATATCCTTGGCGACGAAGATCACCTCGGCGATATGGACTTCAAAGTGGCCGGCACCGCTTCTGGTGTGACCGCGCTGCAGATGGACATCAAGATCGAGGGAATCACCGAAGAGATCATGGAGACCGCGCTGGAGCAAGCCCTGCACGCGCGTCTGCATATCCTCGCGGAAATGAACAAGGTGATCGGCGCCTCCCGCGAGGTCGTCAACGAGAACGCACCCCGCTACGCGACCCTGAAGATCCATCCGGACAAGATCCGCGATGTTATCGGTAAGGGCGGTGCCACCATCCGCTCCATCACCGAGGAGACCGGTGCATCCATCGATATCGAGGACGACGGCACCATCAAGGTGTTCGGCGAGGACGGCGAGAGCCTGGAAGCGGCGGTTACCCGTATCGAGGAGATCACCGCGGAAGCCGAGATCGGCGCCATCTACGAGGGCACCGTGGTGCGCATCGTGGACTTCGGTGCTTTCGTCAACTTCCTGCCGGGCAAAGACGGCCTGGTGCATATCTCCCAGATCGCGGAGGAGCGTGTCAACGCAGTCACTGACTACTTGAGCGAAGGCCAGAAGGTATTCGTGAAGGTACTGGACGTGGATCAGCGGGGCCGTATCAAGCTGTCCATCAAGGAAGCGAAGGCCGATCAGGCGGAAGAGCCTACTCAGGCCCAGGCGTCTGACGAAACCTGA
- a CDS encoding D-hexose-6-phosphate mutarotase translates to MSESIQTQTISPTDSGTLYGKPGLDLFLVQTPLCRAVIARQGAQLLEFQAAGCEPLLWLSPKACFEPGEPVRGGIPLCLPWFGINNQDPEKPKHGLVRTEPWQLASGKELEGGEVELVFTYRHPGNELFSAPFFCTMTMRLGRELELHLELENRDEETAEYSWAWHTYFPVDDVREIEVRGLENTEYLDKTRGLERFTQEGVLTFPGEVDRVFENAPEQQQIITSDAITARSENCHTVIAWNPGAELATTLEDVGDHYREYVCVEHGNAFANSWQLESRQTATASLRLTR, encoded by the coding sequence GTGAGTGAATCGATACAAACCCAAACCATTAGCCCTACCGACAGCGGCACACTCTACGGCAAGCCCGGCCTGGATCTGTTTCTGGTGCAGACACCCCTGTGCCGCGCGGTGATTGCCAGGCAGGGCGCCCAGTTGCTGGAGTTTCAGGCCGCCGGCTGCGAGCCCCTGCTTTGGCTCAGCCCGAAAGCCTGTTTCGAGCCCGGCGAACCCGTGCGAGGCGGTATCCCACTGTGCCTGCCCTGGTTCGGTATCAACAATCAGGACCCGGAAAAACCCAAGCACGGACTGGTGCGCACCGAGCCCTGGCAACTGGCGAGCGGCAAGGAGCTGGAGGGCGGGGAAGTGGAGTTGGTATTCACTTACCGGCACCCCGGCAACGAACTGTTTAGCGCACCTTTCTTCTGCACGATGACCATGCGCCTGGGAAGGGAATTGGAGTTGCATCTGGAACTGGAAAACCGGGACGAGGAAACTGCAGAGTACAGCTGGGCCTGGCACACCTATTTTCCGGTGGACGATGTGCGCGAGATCGAGGTACGCGGGCTGGAAAACACCGAATACCTGGACAAAACCCGCGGGCTGGAACGCTTCACCCAGGAGGGAGTACTCACTTTCCCAGGGGAAGTGGACCGGGTTTTTGAAAATGCCCCGGAACAACAGCAGATCATCACCAGTGATGCGATTACCGCTCGCAGCGAAAACTGCCACACCGTAATCGCCTGGAACCCGGGCGCAGAACTGGCCACGACCCTGGAGGATGTGGGCGATCACTACCGGGAGTATGTCTGCGTGGAGCACGGCAATGCGTTTGCCAACAGCTGGCAGCTGGAAAGCCGGCAAACAGCAACTGCGTCGCTTCGGCTCACCAGGTAA
- a CDS encoding methyltransferase domain-containing protein, with protein MPTSGKQVWNPDQYAENARFVSDLGAPVVELLAPIRGERILDLGCGDGALTVKLAGYGCEVVAVDSSPEMIEAAKALGLDARIVDGQELPFEREFDAVFTNAALHWMKNPAAVVAGVERALKPGGRFVGEFGGRGNVAAIVAAVESALGSRGLYSECPWYFPGAEEYSKLLEGNGFSVQSATLIPRPTPLPGDVGNWIETLAQPYLSVIPDSLRGEFLREVVESLRPVLCDRKGNWHADYVRLRFCARKG; from the coding sequence ATGCCTACATCCGGTAAACAGGTCTGGAATCCTGACCAGTACGCTGAAAATGCCCGCTTCGTATCCGATCTGGGGGCGCCCGTTGTCGAGCTGCTCGCTCCGATACGCGGTGAACGTATTTTGGATCTGGGCTGCGGTGACGGCGCCCTTACGGTGAAACTTGCCGGATATGGCTGTGAAGTGGTCGCCGTCGATTCAAGCCCGGAGATGATCGAAGCGGCAAAGGCTCTCGGCCTTGATGCCCGCATCGTGGATGGGCAGGAACTTCCATTCGAGAGAGAATTCGACGCGGTATTTACCAATGCGGCCCTCCATTGGATGAAGAATCCAGCGGCCGTGGTCGCCGGGGTGGAGCGGGCGCTTAAGCCCGGAGGGCGCTTTGTCGGCGAGTTCGGGGGGCGGGGCAATGTCGCCGCTATTGTTGCCGCGGTAGAGTCTGCGCTGGGCTCCAGGGGTCTGTATTCGGAGTGCCCCTGGTATTTTCCCGGGGCTGAGGAATACAGTAAGTTGCTGGAAGGAAACGGATTTTCCGTGCAAAGTGCAACTTTGATTCCGCGCCCCACGCCCTTGCCTGGCGACGTGGGTAACTGGATCGAAACCCTGGCGCAGCCCTATCTCTCGGTGATTCCCGATTCGCTGAGAGGGGAGTTTCTGCGGGAGGTGGTGGAGTCGTTGCGCCCGGTTCTTTGCGATCGGAAGGGGAATTGGCATGCGGATTATGTGCGTTTGCGCTTCTGTGCCAGGAAAGGGTAG
- a CDS encoding DUF3291 domain-containing protein has product MAKRFHLAQVNIARAKGPMDSPVMKGFVDQLDRINALAESSPGFVWRLQTEEGDATALQAFDDERIIINMSVWESFQALKDYVYAGGHLKVLKDKKNWFEKMPGPILALWWIPAGSTPTVDDGKRALQILEAKGPTPEAFSFAKPYPSPQVQPA; this is encoded by the coding sequence TTGGCAAAAAGATTTCACCTGGCACAGGTCAATATCGCACGGGCAAAGGGGCCCATGGACAGCCCGGTCATGAAGGGATTTGTGGATCAGTTGGACAGGATCAATGCGCTGGCGGAGAGCAGCCCCGGTTTTGTCTGGCGCCTGCAAACTGAAGAGGGCGATGCTACGGCACTGCAGGCCTTTGACGATGAGCGGATTATCATCAATATGTCGGTGTGGGAATCCTTCCAGGCGCTGAAGGATTATGTCTACGCCGGTGGGCACCTGAAGGTACTGAAAGACAAAAAGAACTGGTTCGAGAAGATGCCGGGCCCGATCCTGGCGTTGTGGTGGATACCCGCGGGGTCCACACCAACGGTCGACGACGGCAAGCGGGCTTTGCAGATCCTGGAAGCAAAAGGCCCCACGCCGGAGGCCTTTTCCTTTGCCAAGCCTTACCCTTCGCCGCAGGTCCAGCCCGCGTAA
- a CDS encoding thioesterase family protein: MTFDQLLSDWRSNRDAQEIPEGWSQGRATFGGLVAAMLYERMAAQVEPEASLRSLTISFVGPMAPGPVDTAAATLRAGRSVTQVEGRIRQGDSVVLAGLASFGRGRLSKVRVDTDTAPRFKAPEDSEALPYIPGVVPEFTQHFDYRIARGEQPFSGSKDNQLGGWVRFKEAEEKPVGVSHLLALIDAWPPAILPMLTKPAPASSLSWTVEFIEPLPNFSGTHWWQYLAEVQQAADGYGVVQARLWDAGEQLVAFTRQTVTVFD, from the coding sequence ATGACTTTTGATCAACTGCTCAGCGACTGGCGATCGAACCGGGACGCACAAGAGATCCCCGAAGGGTGGTCCCAGGGCCGCGCCACATTTGGCGGCTTGGTGGCCGCCATGCTGTATGAAAGAATGGCCGCGCAGGTAGAACCGGAAGCGAGCCTGCGCTCCCTGACCATTTCCTTCGTCGGCCCGATGGCACCGGGCCCTGTGGACACTGCCGCGGCCACTCTCAGGGCCGGGCGCTCGGTCACCCAGGTGGAGGGAAGAATCCGGCAAGGAGATTCAGTGGTACTCGCGGGGCTGGCCAGTTTCGGCAGAGGCCGCCTGTCAAAAGTGCGGGTGGACACGGATACCGCGCCCCGGTTCAAGGCGCCCGAGGACAGCGAGGCGCTACCCTATATCCCCGGCGTCGTGCCGGAATTTACCCAGCACTTCGACTATCGCATCGCCCGTGGGGAACAGCCTTTCAGCGGCAGCAAAGACAATCAACTGGGTGGCTGGGTGCGGTTCAAAGAAGCTGAAGAAAAACCGGTGGGCGTCAGTCACCTGCTGGCGCTGATCGACGCCTGGCCACCGGCGATACTGCCGATGCTTACAAAACCGGCACCTGCCAGCTCGCTATCCTGGACGGTGGAATTTATCGAGCCCCTGCCCAACTTCAGTGGTACACATTGGTGGCAATATCTGGCCGAAGTGCAGCAGGCGGCCGATGGCTACGGGGTTGTCCAGGCACGGCTTTGGGATGCCGGGGAACAGCTGGTCGCTTTTACCCGCCAGACAGTGACCGTTTTCGACTGA
- the panB gene encoding 3-methyl-2-oxobutanoate hydroxymethyltransferase, with amino-acid sequence MPYAPSELEKPVTVQTLRKMKADGEKFITVALYDAPMAAMAQKTGVEAVLVGDSLGMTVLGYDSTIPVTMEQMIYHVEAVARGNRKSLIMGDMPFMTYATPEKALTNATRIMQAGAHMVKIEGGAWLAETVRMLTDRGIPVCAHLGLTPQSVHKLGGYRVQGRDEERAGEILDDAAQLDEAGADLLVLECVPASLARRITDTVSMPTIGIGAGRDTDAQVLVINDILGLTETPPKFSKNFLEETGNIPGALRKYAEDVKNGVFPDDNHTFE; translated from the coding sequence ATGCCTTACGCTCCCTCCGAACTGGAAAAGCCCGTAACCGTGCAGACCCTGCGCAAGATGAAAGCGGACGGTGAAAAATTTATCACCGTGGCTCTGTATGATGCGCCCATGGCCGCAATGGCGCAGAAAACCGGTGTCGAGGCCGTGCTGGTGGGCGACTCCCTGGGCATGACCGTACTCGGCTACGACAGCACCATCCCGGTGACCATGGAGCAGATGATCTACCATGTGGAGGCCGTGGCCCGGGGCAACAGGAAATCGCTGATTATGGGCGATATGCCCTTTATGACCTACGCCACCCCCGAAAAGGCACTGACCAACGCCACCCGCATCATGCAGGCGGGCGCACATATGGTGAAAATCGAGGGCGGCGCCTGGCTGGCGGAAACGGTGAGAATGCTTACCGACCGCGGCATCCCCGTATGTGCACATCTGGGCCTTACCCCGCAGTCGGTGCACAAGCTCGGTGGCTACCGCGTGCAAGGGCGCGACGAAGAGCGGGCCGGGGAAATCCTCGACGACGCCGCACAACTGGACGAGGCCGGCGCGGACCTGCTGGTCCTCGAGTGTGTGCCCGCCTCCCTCGCCAGACGAATCACCGACACTGTCTCCATGCCCACCATCGGCATCGGTGCCGGCCGGGATACGGATGCCCAGGTGCTGGTGATCAACGACATCCTCGGCCTCACCGAAACGCCGCCGAAATTCTCCAAGAACTTTCTGGAAGAAACGGGAAATATTCCGGGCGCATTACGCAAATACGCGGAAGACGTAAAGAACGGCGTCTTCCCCGACGACAATCACACTTTCGAGTAA